The Sphingopyxis sp. TUF1 genome segment CATTTCATAGATTCGCGGGTCGGGTTTGCGCACGCCGACCTTGCTCGATTCGATGACATGGTCGAACCGCGCCATGATCGCCGCGACCTCGGCGGCAAGGTCTTCGCTGCGCGCCATCCCGGCGCCTTTGCCCGACGGCACATTGTTGGTGATGCAGGCAATGCCAAAGTCGCGCGCCTTCAGCGTATCGAGCGCCGCGACCATCGCCGGACGCACTGCGCCCGCGAGCACCGCCAGCACCGCCTCGCCCTCCAGTTCATGCCCCATCGCGCGCGCCTCGGCCGCGAACAGGCTGTCGAACGCCGCCGCGTCGATCTCGGCGCGCTCGAAACGGGCCCAGGCATTGCCGTCGGGGTCTGCGGCGTTGACGCGGCGAATGAAATCGCGCGGCAGCCCGCGCTCCTCCTCCAGCCGGTTGAAGGCTTCGAAGGGCGAGGCGGTGATAACGCCGCCGAAATCGAAGATGACATGCGTGTATCGAGACATGCCGCGGCTAGAGCGCAGATTGACGTTAACGTCAATCAGACCCTGCGCGCCCGAAGCTATTTCACGCGCGTGCCCGACCAGCTCGCATCCTCGATCGTCAGGTCGAGCCGGTCGGGCGAGCGCACGGTATCGAGAAGGAATACCGACGGCCCGCTCGCCGCAAGGATCGCGTCCATCGCCTTTTCGAGCGCGATGGTGACGGTCGGGAGGCGCGAATAGTCCGACTTGATCTCGACCGTGTTCGGCCCCGTTCGCGTCACGGTGATCGTGACCCCGCTTTTCGAAGCGCCGCGCGCATCGGAAATAACGTCGCCCTTGTAAGTGCCCGCGACGCGGTCGGCGAGGTCGGCCTTGCGTGCCGCAGCCGCCTTCGGCGTTTCGGCAAGTACGCCGCCGGCAGGCAGCGACAGCGCGATGGTCATGGCAGCAACAAGGGAACGCAGCATCATCGATCCTTTCGTGCGGCGGGGAAACGGACTGCCCTGTGCGACCCTTATGGAACGATAACGATCCCTTTTTTGGGGTCGGTCCGTCCTGCGAGCATTTCCCGATAGGCGGCAAGCGCCGCGTCGCCGCCGCTGCGCTTATCGACCGAAGTCAGCCGCGGCGCAACGTCCATGAAGGCGAGCCATGCTTCGGCGATCTTCTCCCCGAACGCCGCGCCGCCCCAGTCGGCGATGCGCTTCTGGCTGCGTCCGGGCGCGAAAAAGCCCTGCCGCTGGGGACCGGGCAGTCCCTCGACGTCGGCCTGCGCATCCCAATGCGATTTGCCGACGACGATTGAGGCCTTGAGGTTGTTTCCGAAATGGCTGTGCACGACGCGCGTCACCGCGCCGTTGCCGGCCATGTCGACCAGCGCCGCGGGCGTTGCAGCGTTCAATGTCATGATCTGGTCATAGCTGATGACGCGGTCGTAGATGCCTTGCGCCGCGAGTGCATCGACATTGGCCGCGCTGGTCAGACCGATCGTCTCGGGCCGGTCGGCGCGCCGCTTGAGCGAAAAGCCGAGTCCGACCGCAGTCTTGCTCGACGCGCTGGCGATCAAAATTTGCTGGACGCCATAATCGCCCTCGTCCTCGAACTGGTCGGCGATCAGCCAGCCGGTCAGGAACAGCGGGCGGAACACCGGCCAATAATCATGGTCGGCGGCGCGATAGTCGGGCAGCGCCGCGATCCGCTGATACTGGTTATAGATGGGGGGCAGGGTGGTGCGGCGCGGCGTTACGTCGATGAAACCACCGGGCCCGGCCTTGCCCACGGTCAGCACCGCGTCGCTCGCCATCGGATAATAGCCATAGAGGCGGTCGCCGACCGCGACGCCCTCGGCCGCGCTTTCGGTCACCGTCGCGAACCCCCACACCGGCAGGCGGCCGGGGCCGCCGGGCTCCGAAAAGAAATCCCAATAGCCCTGGTCGTTGCCGAACAGGCCCGCAGGCTTTCCGAACACGGCATAGGTGATGTTGTTCGCAGTCATCGCATAGCTGTCCAGATGCACGCGCACCTGACCCGGCGCGAGCGGCGCGGCCGTTTCCTCGACCAATCGGGCTTGCGTAATATCATCGCGATCGATGTCGATCGCCCAGCTCGTTGAGCTCATTTCGGACCCCTCCGATAGATTTGCCCACGGGCGCGGGCCGGTCGCCAGTCATACAGATGGGGGCGCCGCTGGCAATCGCAGCTGGCCTCAACCCACTGTCGTGCCCATCAGCGATCCGATCGCGATCGTCGCCGCCATTGCAAAGGCGCCCCAAAAGGTCACGCGGACGACCGCGCGCACCATCGGCGCCTGCCCCGCCCACGCGCCCAGCGCGCCGAGTATCGCAAGGAAGACGAGCGACGCCGCCGACACCGTCCAGGGCAGCGATGAACCGCGGTCGAGCAGCACTGTCGCGAGCGGCAGCGCCGCGCCGACCGAAAAGCTCGCCGCCGATGCGGCTGCCGCCTGGATCGGCCGCGCCGCGGTCACCGCGCTCATCCCTAGCTCGTCGCGCAAATGCGTGTCGAGCGCGTCGTGTGCGGTCAATTGCACCGCAACCTGTTCGGCGAGCGGCCGGTCGAGCCCGCGCGCCTCATAGATTTGCGTCAGCTCTTCCAGCTCGAACTCGGGATCGGCGGCAAGGTGGCGCTTCTCCAGCTCGACATCGGCCTTTTCGGCGTCGCCCTGCGAGCTGACCGAAACATATTCGCCCGCCGCCATCGACATCGCGCCCGCGACCAGCCCGGCGCTGCCGGTGATCAGGATCGACGCCTGCGACGCGCCGGCCGCCGCCACGCCGGCGATCAGACTGGCGGTCGATACGATGCCGTCATTTGCCCCCAGGATCGCGGCGCGCAGCCAGCTGATCCGCGTGACGCTATGCGTTTCCTCGTGCACGACCAACTCCCTACCAGAAACGGATGACGCCGAATTGGTCGAACAGCGCTTCGTTCGAAATCAACGTCAACTCTTCGATTTGCGCCTGCGCGATCAGCATGCGGTCAAAAGGATCGCGGTGCGGTATCTGCAACGCGCCCGCCAGCCGGGCGTGGTCGGCTGTCAGCGGCAAGGATTCGAAATCGTCTTTGGCGATTTCGTCGGAGAATTCGAGTGCATGGGCTCGTGCAAAATCGAGTTTTCCGACGCGATGTTTCTGTGCGATTTCAAAGGCTGAAATCGCCGATGCATAGATCGGCGCATCTCGTTGTTGCAGGAGGTTCTTGACCCGGGACGGCAGCACGTCCGGTGAGTAGGTGGCCCACAACAAGCTGTGGGTATCGAGCAAATATCCCTCGCTCACAGCTTGTCGTCAGGGTCGTCGGCGTCGCAATTCCACAACGCGAGATCTTCTTCGGGCAGCGGATCCCAGAACCCATCTTCCAGGGGATCCTTGCCCGGTGGGATCATGTGCGCAAGACGGCCGAGTTGCCGCTTTGGCTTCACCACATCCTTCACCGGCATCAGCTTCACCACCGGTTCCTTGCCGCGCGCGATCGTCACCTCTTCTCCCGCGAGGACGCGGGCGATCAGGCGCGACAAGTGCGTCTTGGCTTCATGGATGGTGACGATAGTCATAGCAGGAAATTTAGCTAAGCCGATTAGCTAAGTCAATATTGCAGCTGCAATCCCGGCCGGGCCCAGCGCGTCTTCACCAGCCGCCCCGTCCCCGACAGGGTGATATAGGCGTCCTGCCGGTCGGGACCGCCAAAGGCGATGTTGGTCGTGAAAATATCGTCGGTCGCGACGAATTCGACCAGCTCGCCCGCGGGCGACACGACGCTGATCCCGCATTCGCCGATCGTCGCGACGGCGATATTGCCGTTCGCCTCCATCGCGAGGCTGTCGAAGAATTTATAGCCCGCGGGGCGATAAAGCGGAATGCCCGGGCCGCCCGGCCCCGCCGCATCGTCGACCTTGCCCGGCGCGACGATGTTGAACTGGGTCAGGCGGCAGGTGTAGGTTTCGGCGGCATAAAGCCTGCTCCCGTCGGGCGAAAGGCCGATACCGTTGGGGTTATAGCTCGGGAAGATCACTTCCTCGATGAAACTGCCGTCGGCCTTGGCATAGAAGATGCCGACGATGTCGTGGCAGCGCTTGGCATAATCGACCTTGCCATGGTCGGTGAACCAGAAGCCGCCATGGCCGTCGAACATCAGGTCGTTGGGTCCGCGCAGGCTCACGCCATGGTCACCCGATTGGTAGAGAGTTTCGACCGCGCCCGTCTCGATGTCGATGCGCTCGATCCGCCCGCCCGAATAATCGTCGGCGATGCCATGCGGCGCCAGATAGCCGTTCGATTCGACATATTCGAAACCGCCATTGTTGCAGCAATAGAGTTTGCCGTCGGGGCCGAAGGCGAGGCCGTTGGGGCCGCCGCCGGGGGTCGCGATCACCTCCTTGCGCCCGCCGGGCCAACAGCGCGTGATCCGCCCTGCGGCGATTTCGGTGACGATGACGCTGCCGTCGTCCATCACCACCGGCGCTTCGGGAAAGCGCAATCCGTCGGCGATCAGTTCAAACTCGGCCATATCCTCTCCTCTTCCCTCGCTTATACCTACCCCGTCACCCCGGGCTTGATCCGGGGTCCCGCTTGAATTCGAAGCCGGTCGACGCCTCGAAAAGCGGGATCCCGGATCAAGTCCGGGATGACGAAGGGGTGCGTCTCGCTTGCTCTTCGCTATCCGCTGTGCTTTGCGGCCATCATGCCCGTTCGCACGCTCTTCGCCAGTACTTTCTACGAAGCCGACATCGGTACACACGACGTGCTCGATGCGCTGGAGGAAAGCTGCCGCCTGTTCGCCGAGGAGGATGGCGCCGGGAGGGCATGGAGCCGCGAGCATGGCTATAAAGGCTATACCAGCTACGCCAGCCTCGGCGACCTGCCCGAACGCGACCCGGCCTTTTACGATCTGAAGAGACTGCTCGACAAGCAAGTGAAGGCCTTTGCGGGGGCGTGCCACTTCGACCTCGCCAAACCCCTCAAGCTCGACAGTCTGTGGGTCAACATCCTGAAACCCGGCGGCACGCACAGCGGCCACATCCATCCGCATTCCATCGTCTCGGGCACCTTCTATGTCGCCGTCCCGCCGGGATCGGGTGCGCTCAAGCTCGAAGACCCGCGCCTGCCGATGCTCATGGCGGCGCCGGGGCGCACCGACGATGCGCCCGAACATCTGCGTCCCTTCGTCTACGCGCAGCCCGCCGCGGGCCGCGTCTTCCTGTGGGAAAGCTGGCTGCGGCATGAGGTGATGCCGCATTCGGGCAGGGGCGAACGGATCAGCATCAGCTTTAACTATCGCTGAGCCGATCCTATATCGCGCTCCGTCATTGCGAGCGAAGCGAAGCAATCTCCAGCTATCGACCTTGGCTATGGTTGATAGCTGGAGATTGCCGCGTCGCTTTGCTCCTCGCAATGACAGGATCAAAACGGAGCCCTACAAATGACCGCCACCTACGACGCCGACCTTCAGCTCTTCATCGCCGGCGCCTGGCGGAGCGGCGAGGGGCGCGACGAGCGGCCGGTTTATAACCCCGCGACCGCGGGCACCATCGCCGAACTGCCGGTGGCGACCGCCGCCGACCTCGACGAAGCGCTCGCGGCGGCGGACCGCGGCTGGCCCGTCTGGCGCGCGAAGACCCCCGACGAGCGCGCGGCGCTGATGCACAAGGCTGCGGGGCTGATCCGCGAGCGCGTCGATCATATCGCCACCCTGCTGACGCTCGAACAGGGCAAGCCGATCGCTGAAGCGCGCGGCGAGGTGCTCTCGGCCGCCGGACTGTTCGACTATTTCGCCGAACAGGGCAAGCGCATCGAGGGGCGCGTGCTCCAGCGCCCGCTGGGCCAGCGCGCGATGGTCACCAAGCACCCGGTCGGCCCCGTCGCGGGCTTCAGCCCGTGGAACTTCCCCGTCAATCTGATGGTCAAGAAAATCGCCCCCGCGCTCGCCGCGGGCTGCGTCGTGATCGCGAAAGCGCCCGAGGAAACCCCCGGCTGCACCAGCGCGGTGATGCGCTGCATCGCCGATGCGGGCATCCCCGGCGACGTCGCGCAGCTCGTCTATGGCGACCCCGACATGATCAGCCGCCACCTGCTCGCCAGCCCGGTGATCCGCAAGGTCAGCTTCACCGGCTCGACCGCGGTCGGCAAACATCTGATGAAGCTCGCCGCCGACGGGGTGAAGCGCATCACGATGGAGCTCGGCGGCCATGCGCCGGTACTGATCTTCGACGATTGCGACCTCGAAGCGACGCTCGATCGCGTCGTGTGGCAGAAATTTCGCAACGCGGGACAGGTGTGCATCTCGCCGACGCGCTTCTACGTCCAGCAAGGCATCTACGACGCTTTCGTGAAGGGCTTTGCCGAGCGCACGGCCAAGGTAAAGATCGGCAGCGGTCTCGACGTCGACACGCAGATGGGCCCGCTTGCCAACGCGCGCCGCATCCCCGCTCTGGAGGCGCTCGTCGCCGATGCCAAGGCGAAGGGCGCGCGCGTGATCGCGGGCGGCGAAGCGACGGGCGAGGGCTATTTCTTCCAGCCCACCGCGCTCGCCGACGTGCCCGTCGAGGCGGACGCGATGAACCATGAACCTTTCGGTCCGATGGCGCTGATCCGCCCGTTTGGCACCGAGGAGGAGGCCTTGGAACAGGCGAACCGCCTGCCTTACGGCCTCGCCGCCTTTGCTTTCACCGAAAATGGGCGGCGGATTAACCGGATCGTCGATAGCATCGAAAGCGGGATGGTCGGGGTGAACAGCTTCGTCATCTCGGCGCTCGACATGCCTTTCGGCGGGATCAAGGAATCGGGCTTCGGGAGCGAAAGCGGACCCGAGGGACTGGACGGCTATCTGGTGACCAAGGCCGTGCATATTTATTGAAATAAATCCTCCCTGTGCCCGCAGGGCATGGGGAGGGGGACCGCTCGCGCAGCGAGTGGTGGAGGGGCCGCGACGTTGGCGTCATAGCCCCTCTGTCAGCGCTTCGCGCTGCCACCTCCCCATGGCTTAGCCACAGCGAGGATTTTGCTCAATCCCGCTCCAGCGCCACGAAATCGCGGCCCAGCGGCGCCAGATGCGCGCCGCCGTCGACGAAGATCGTCTGCCCCGTCACCACCTCGGCGCGCGCGAGCCAGGCGACCGCGTCGGCGACCTCGGCGGGTGTCGGCAGCGCGCCCAGCGGCATCCGCTTCGCCAGCCGCTCGATCTGCGCCGCCGAATAATCGTCGGTCGCCAGGGTCAGCCCCGGCGCGACGGCATTGACGCGCGCGCGGTTCCCGAAGGCCACCGCCAGCGTCGCCGTCGCCTGCCACAGCGCCGATTTCGACAGGCTATAGGCGATCTGATCGGGCACCGGATGCGCGACGCGCTGGTCGACGATATTGACGATCGCGGGGCGCTTGCCCTCGCTCGCGGCAACCAGCGCCCTGGCGAGCAGCACCGGCGCATGATGATTGACCTGCATCATGCCGGTCAGCGCATCGGCCGACAGATCGGCCCATTCGCCCTCGGCGAACAGCGCGGCATTATTGACGAGCAGGTCGGGCGCGCGGCCGAACTTGTCGATCACCGCGGGGATCAAGGCATCAACCGCCGCCGGATCGGACAAGTCGGCGGCAAAACGCTGGCTGACCGCGCCGGTCTCGACGAGCGCTTTGGCCAGCACCGGATCGGCATCGCCCGGGCTGCGCTTGTGGATCGCGAGCGCATAGCCCTCGCGCGCCAGCCGCGCCGAAATCGCGGCGCCGACGCGGTGGAGCCCGCCCGTGACGAGAGCGAGCTTTTGCGTCATTTCCTGACCCGCCGCATCGTGATGCCGATCTCCTCGCCCTCTTCGGCGATCGCCAGCTTGACGATCTTGACCTCGACTTCCTCCACCTTCTCGTCCTGCAGGAACAGCGTGTCGATGATATGATCGGCGACGCTTTCGATCAGCACGAAATGCACATCTCTGGGAATGCCCTCGGTCGCCGCAAATTTCAGGTGCATGTAATTTTTGGAACGGCTGAGCGGCGTCGTCGGATCATAATGATCGGCCATGGCAAGCTTGGCGCGCACCGAAATGCGCAGCGGCTGCGGCAAGTGTGTTTCTTCGGAATAGATGCCGGTAAGCACCTGGGTGGTGATACCGTCCACCTCCAGCCACAATGTATCGGTCACAAGAATTTCCTGTTCGGCAGGACCGTTATTCGGCTTTCCTTCGCCGACCCCGGACCCTAAAGCGCCGCCGCATTAGCGAAAGGGTGCGCGTTGGTCGAGTTACTTCCATTGTCGAACATCGAACCGGCGGCGGTCGAGGATCTGCTCGACGCAGCGTTCGGGACCGACCGCTTTGGCCGCACCGCCTATCGCATCCGCAAAGGCATGGATGCCGTGCCAGCGCTCAGCTTTGCCGCGGTCGAGGACGGCGCCCTCGTCGGCACGATCCAGTGCTGGCCCGTCGCGCACCGCGCGGCGGACGGCACCGCGACGCCGCTCGTCATGGTCGGCCCCGTCGCGGTGCGCCCCGACCTCCAGCGCGGCGGGCACGGCCGCGCGCTGATGGCGCAGATGCTCGCCGCCGCCGAAAAAGCGGCCGACGGCGCGCTGATGATGATCGGCGATCCCGAATATTATGGTCGCTTTTTCGGCTTCACCGCCGATGCGACGGGCGCGTGGGATTTGCCGGGGCCGTATGAGCCGCGCCGCCTGCTCGCGCGCGCGGCGAACGGGCACAACCTCCCGACGGGCGCGGGGACGATCGGCCCACGCTAAGTTGCGTGCAGTTCGGCGTTGGCGCTAGTGTCCCCTCCCGCAAGCGGGAGGGGCAGCGAGGCTTGCCAGCTTGCTGGCTAGCCGCAGCGGGGTGGGCCCTCCGCGACGTCGCTGCCCACCCCCGGCCCCTCCCGCTTGCGGGAGGGGAGA includes the following:
- a CDS encoding HAD-IA family hydrolase; its protein translation is MSRYTHVIFDFGGVITASPFEAFNRLEEERGLPRDFIRRVNAADPDGNAWARFERAEIDAAAFDSLFAAEARAMGHELEGEAVLAVLAGAVRPAMVAALDTLKARDFGIACITNNVPSGKGAGMARSEDLAAEVAAIMARFDHVIESSKVGVRKPDPRIYEMMCEALGAEPATCIYLDDLGINCKPASQLGMHAIKVTSGEQALADLSAMLGVELP
- a CDS encoding DUF2855 family protein, yielding MSSTSWAIDIDRDDITQARLVEETAAPLAPGQVRVHLDSYAMTANNITYAVFGKPAGLFGNDQGYWDFFSEPGGPGRLPVWGFATVTESAAEGVAVGDRLYGYYPMASDAVLTVGKAGPGGFIDVTPRRTTLPPIYNQYQRIAALPDYRAADHDYWPVFRPLFLTGWLIADQFEDEGDYGVQQILIASASSKTAVGLGFSLKRRADRPETIGLTSAANVDALAAQGIYDRVISYDQIMTLNAATPAALVDMAGNGAVTRVVHSHFGNNLKASIVVGKSHWDAQADVEGLPGPQRQGFFAPGRSQKRIADWGGAAFGEKIAEAWLAFMDVAPRLTSVDKRSGGDAALAAYREMLAGRTDPKKGIVIVP
- a CDS encoding VIT1/CCC1 transporter family protein produces the protein MHEETHSVTRISWLRAAILGANDGIVSTASLIAGVAAAGASQASILITGSAGLVAGAMSMAAGEYVSVSSQGDAEKADVELEKRHLAADPEFELEELTQIYEARGLDRPLAEQVAVQLTAHDALDTHLRDELGMSAVTAARPIQAAAASAASFSVGAALPLATVLLDRGSSLPWTVSAASLVFLAILGALGAWAGQAPMVRAVVRVTFWGAFAMAATIAIGSLMGTTVG
- a CDS encoding type II toxin-antitoxin system VapC family toxin; this translates as MLDTHSLLWATYSPDVLPSRVKNLLQQRDAPIYASAISAFEIAQKHRVGKLDFARAHALEFSDEIAKDDFESLPLTADHARLAGALQIPHRDPFDRMLIAQAQIEELTLISNEALFDQFGVIRFW
- a CDS encoding type II toxin-antitoxin system Phd/YefM family antitoxin, whose product is MTIVTIHEAKTHLSRLIARVLAGEEVTIARGKEPVVKLMPVKDVVKPKRQLGRLAHMIPPGKDPLEDGFWDPLPEEDLALWNCDADDPDDKL
- a CDS encoding SMP-30/gluconolactonase/LRE family protein, which encodes MAEFELIADGLRFPEAPVVMDDGSVIVTEIAAGRITRCWPGGRKEVIATPGGGPNGLAFGPDGKLYCCNNGGFEYVESNGYLAPHGIADDYSGGRIERIDIETGAVETLYQSGDHGVSLRGPNDLMFDGHGGFWFTDHGKVDYAKRCHDIVGIFYAKADGSFIEEVIFPSYNPNGIGLSPDGSRLYAAETYTCRLTQFNIVAPGKVDDAAGPGGPGIPLYRPAGYKFFDSLAMEANGNIAVATIGECGISVVSPAGELVEFVATDDIFTTNIAFGGPDRQDAYITLSGTGRLVKTRWARPGLQLQY
- a CDS encoding TIGR02466 family protein, whose amino-acid sequence is MPVRTLFASTFYEADIGTHDVLDALEESCRLFAEEDGAGRAWSREHGYKGYTSYASLGDLPERDPAFYDLKRLLDKQVKAFAGACHFDLAKPLKLDSLWVNILKPGGTHSGHIHPHSIVSGTFYVAVPPGSGALKLEDPRLPMLMAAPGRTDDAPEHLRPFVYAQPAAGRVFLWESWLRHEVMPHSGRGERISISFNYR
- a CDS encoding NAD-dependent succinate-semialdehyde dehydrogenase translates to MTATYDADLQLFIAGAWRSGEGRDERPVYNPATAGTIAELPVATAADLDEALAAADRGWPVWRAKTPDERAALMHKAAGLIRERVDHIATLLTLEQGKPIAEARGEVLSAAGLFDYFAEQGKRIEGRVLQRPLGQRAMVTKHPVGPVAGFSPWNFPVNLMVKKIAPALAAGCVVIAKAPEETPGCTSAVMRCIADAGIPGDVAQLVYGDPDMISRHLLASPVIRKVSFTGSTAVGKHLMKLAADGVKRITMELGGHAPVLIFDDCDLEATLDRVVWQKFRNAGQVCISPTRFYVQQGIYDAFVKGFAERTAKVKIGSGLDVDTQMGPLANARRIPALEALVADAKAKGARVIAGGEATGEGYFFQPTALADVPVEADAMNHEPFGPMALIRPFGTEEEALEQANRLPYGLAAFAFTENGRRINRIVDSIESGMVGVNSFVISALDMPFGGIKESGFGSESGPEGLDGYLVTKAVHIY
- a CDS encoding SDR family oxidoreductase; the encoded protein is MTQKLALVTGGLHRVGAAISARLAREGYALAIHKRSPGDADPVLAKALVETGAVSQRFAADLSDPAAVDALIPAVIDKFGRAPDLLVNNAALFAEGEWADLSADALTGMMQVNHHAPVLLARALVAASEGKRPAIVNIVDQRVAHPVPDQIAYSLSKSALWQATATLAVAFGNRARVNAVAPGLTLATDDYSAAQIERLAKRMPLGALPTPAEVADAVAWLARAEVVTGQTIFVDGGAHLAPLGRDFVALERD
- a CDS encoding dihydroneopterin aldolase, which gives rise to MTDTLWLEVDGITTQVLTGIYSEETHLPQPLRISVRAKLAMADHYDPTTPLSRSKNYMHLKFAATEGIPRDVHFVLIESVADHIIDTLFLQDEKVEEVEVKIVKLAIAEEGEEIGITMRRVRK
- a CDS encoding GNAT family N-acetyltransferase, giving the protein MVELLPLSNIEPAAVEDLLDAAFGTDRFGRTAYRIRKGMDAVPALSFAAVEDGALVGTIQCWPVAHRAADGTATPLVMVGPVAVRPDLQRGGHGRALMAQMLAAAEKAADGALMMIGDPEYYGRFFGFTADATGAWDLPGPYEPRRLLARAANGHNLPTGAGTIGPR